AAACGCTGATCAATTCTTTCCATTACTTTATTGATATCGTAAGGGAATTCGGGCAGAAGACAGATTTCGGCGCCACCAGCAACAGCTGCATTCAAGGCAATCCAGCCTGCATTACGTCCCATAACTTCCAGAATCTGAACGCGGTTATGGCTTGCAGCAGTTGTAACAAGTTTATCTACAGCTTCGGTAGCAATCTGAATTGCAGTTTGAAAACCGAAAGTAGCATCTGTAGCTGAAAGGTCATTATCAATGGTCTTAGGAACACCAATTACATTGAGTCCTTTTTCAAATAGTGCCTGGGAAATGCGCTGTGAACCATCACCTCCGATATTGATAACTGCATCAATACCCAGATATTGAATTTTACGTATCATTTCATCCGAGCGATCAACAGCTAAAAAACTTCCGTCTTTCTGCTTAACAGGCCATGCAAATGGGCCTCCTTTATTGGTTGTTTGCAGAATGGTTCCTCCCTGATAGTGAATACCTGAAACTGTTTTTTCGTCTAAAACAACAATTTCAGTAGGCTCACGCAAAATCCCGTTAAATGCCTCAATACTACCAACAACTTCCCATCCTTTTTCGCGGGAAGCTCGCTTAACAATTGCGCGGATAACCGCGTTAAGTCCCGGACAGTCGCCTCCTCCGGTAAGAACTAATACCCTCTTCATAGAGTTTTTACTTTAATAATGAATAACTTAGGTCTTTTTGGTCTTGTTTCTGAAAAAACGATGCAAAATTACAAAAAAAAATGGTTTTAACTAATCTGCAAGTTCAGCCTGCTTAAAAGTAGAATGAATTTACAATAACTTAACGTTAATTGAGTATTTTCGCGGTTTGTAACAACTTTTATGGAAAAGAAGAAGAAACTGGCATTGGTTGCACACGACAACCGTAAACAAGACCTGATAGAATGGGTTGAATTTAATGCTCATAAATTGCGCGAACACCAGATAGTTTGCACGGGTACAACCGGCAAGCTCATTGAGGAACAACTTCGAAGAAGTTTAACAAAGGAACAATATGGTGAATTTGAAGTAGTTAAACTTAAATCAGGACCACTTGGCGGTGACCAGCAGTTGGGCGCATTAATTGTAGAAGGAGAAATTGATCTCATGATATTTTTCTGGGATCCCATGCAACCACAACCACATGATGTGGATGTCAAAGCTCTTTTAAGAATCACTGTATTGTACAATGTACCTACTGCCTGCAACCGTTCAACAGCAGATTTTTTGATTTCATCGCACCTTTTTACCGAAGAATATCACCCCAAGGTAAAAGATTACACCAGCTATATTAATCGTGAAGTTAAAATGTAATGAACCGCAACATAGCTGTAATTTTTGATATGGACGGGGTGTTGGTTGACAACTTCAATTACCACCTGATGGCCTGGGAAAAATTTTGTCAACTGCACAAAAAGTCATTCTCGGCCGATGAATTTCGCGAAAATGTTTTCGGTGGCAATAATCCTGATCACCTGAAGTTTATTTTTGGCCCTCAGCTCAGTCAGGAGCAAATTATACAATACGGGCAGGAAAAAGAAAGCATTTATCGTGAGCTTTATCGTAATAACGTTCAACCTGTTACCGGTCTGAAAGATTTTTTACACGACTTAAACCAGGCTGGAATTGCAAAAGCCATTGCCACCTCTGCCGAAAGGGCCAATGTGGACTTTATACTTGACTCGGTGGGTTTGCACCATCAATTTGAGGTAGTAGTTGACTCATCCATGATATCGCGCGGCAAACCCGACCCCGAGGTCTTCCTCAAAGCAGCTCAATTAATTCAGGTTAATCCTTCCGACTGCATTGTGCTGGAAGACTCTCTCAAAGGAATTGAAGCAGCTTTAAGAGCCCGCATGAAGGTAATTGGCGTAGGTACTACCCATCACGTTGCCGAACTTACAGAGGCCCACTATGTAATCAACGATTTTTCAGAACTTACATTTCAAAAAATCAGCGAAATATTAAATTAAACTCAATTATAAACCAACCAAACTTTACTATGTATTCAATGAAAAAGTCACTTGCATTAACTGCGATCCTGTTGATCAGCAGTTTTGCAATAGCTCAAAGCAAAATCGACTTCCAGGAGTTTGATTTGCCTAATGGGCTGCATGTTATCCTGCACCAGGATAATTCAACGCCAATCGTGGCAGTCACCACTTCCTACCACGTTGGTTCTAAAAACGAAAGTCCGAGCCGTACAGGATTTGCTCACTTTTTCGAACATCTTATGTTTGAAGGATCTGACAACATCCCCAGAGGACAGTTCGACAAAATTGCCATGAATGCCGGTGCCCAAATCAATGCCAATACCGGCTGGGATCGCACATTTTATTATATTCTTCTGCCATCCAACCAGCTTGAATTAGGGCTTTGGATGGAATCAGAACGCTTGTTGCATCTTCGTATCGACAGCATTGGTGTTGAAACACAACGCCGTGTTGTAAAAGAAGAACGTAAACAATCATACGACAACCGCCCTTATGGTTCGCTTATCGAAAAAACCTTCAGCAGCTCTTTTAAAGAACACCCCTACCGCTGGACCCCGATTGGATCAGCTCAATACATTGATGAAGCTACACTGGCTGAATTTCTTGAATTTCATTCTGTTTTTTATGTTCCTAACAATGCTATTTTGTCTATTGCCGGAGATATTGATATTGAAAATACAAAGGCTTTGATTACAAAATATTATGGTGATATTCCCCGCGGCACAAAACCTATTTACAGGCCCAGCATTGTGGAGCCCAAACAAACAGTTGAAAGACGCGACACAGTTTTTGACAACATCCAACTTCCTGCTGTTGTTCAGGCATACCACATCCCAGCCATGGGAACACCTGACTATTATGCTTTGAATATGCTTACCACCTTACTCTCTGATGGTGAAAGTTCACGTTTAAACAAAGCCATTGTTGACAAACAGCAAAAAGCACTTTATGTTGGCTCATTCCCCATCCCCCTTGAAGACCCAGGATTATTTCTGGTGTTTGGAATTGTAAATATGGGGGTAACTCCTGCCGATTTGGAATCATCTATTGACAGCGAGATTAAACGAACACAAACCGAAGAACTGTCAGACCGTGAATTTGAGAAATTGCGTAACAAAATTGAAAACGATTTTGTAAGCCGCAACTCAACCATGGCTGGCATTGCTGAAAGTTTGGCCGATTACCGTATGTATTTTGGTGATGCCAATCTCATCAATACTGAGATTGATAAATATATGAAAGTTACAAAAGAAGACATCAAGCGTGTTGCCAACGAATATCTGATTCCGCAAAACCGCACTGTTCTCTATTATTTGCCCAAACAAAGCCAGTAAACAGGAGGAAATATCATGAAAAAAATAATTGCCATTACTTTTGCCACTGCTTTGCTGGCCCTGTCATTTCATTCAAATGCTCAGGTAAAAAGCACAAAAACCAAGACTACTCCACAGCCTGCGCTTGACAGAAGCATTAAACCGCTTCCCGGCCCGGCTCCCGAAATCAATATTGGAAAATATGAAAGTTTCGAGCTCGAAAACGGATTAAGAGTTTTCGTTGTTGAAAATCACAAAATCCCCAGGGTTGCATATTCACTTACTATTGATTATACCCCCATTCCAGAGGGCGAACTTAGTGGTTTGTCTGATTTTACTGGTCAGATGTTGAGAAAGGGAACCCAAACCTATGCCAAAGATCAGCTTGACGAAGAGATTGACTTTATCGGAGCAACTCTTTCAACCAGTGCATCAGGCATCTATGGCTCGGCTCTTAAAAAACACAATAACAGACTATTGGAATTAATGTCTGATGTTTTGTTAAACCCCTCTTTCCCGACCGAAGAACTTGAGAAAATTAAAACTCAGGCAATTTCTGGATTGGAAGCTGAAAAAAATGAGCCTTCAGCCATCAGCGACAGGGTAGGAAAACTGCTGGTTTACGGGGCAAACCATCCTTATGGCGAGTCAATGACAGAGAAATCAGTTCAAAACATCTCAATTGAACAGTGCAAAGCATTTTACCAGGGCTTCTTCAGACCTCAAATAGCTTATATGGCTATTGTGGGCGACATTAATCTGGCTGAAGCCAAAGAGCTCGTCAATAAATATTTTGGCAAATGGGAAAAAGCTGACGTCATGAATATGCAACCCCAAATGCCTGTAATGCCCGCTAAAAATGTTGTGGCTTTGGTCGACAGACCTGATGCCGTTCAAACAACGCTCAGCATCAGCTATCCGGTTGACTACCAACCAGGTAATCCGGATGCAATTAAGGCAAGAGTTGCCAACACTATCCTTGGAGGAGGTACTTTCCGTCTTTACAACAACTTACGTGAAGAAAAGGCTTTCACATATGGTGCATATTCAAGATTAAGTGCTGATAAACTTGCCGGAAGATTTACCGCCAGCACTGAAATACGCAATTCGGTTACCGACAGCGCCATCAATGAAATTCTTTTTGAAATGAAAAGACTGCGTGATGAGCCAGTTCCCCAGCCAGAGCTTGACCTTGTAAAGAATTATTTGTCAGGCGCTTTTGCACTTTCTCTTGAAGAACCACAGACTGTTGCTAATTTTGCTATCAGCACAGCCAGATATGGTTTAAAAGCCGATTACTATGTAAATTACCTGAAAGAACTGGCTGCAGTTTCATCTGACGATGTACAGAAAATGGCCGTTAAATACATCAGGCCTGACAATGCTTATATTCTTGCTGTAGGTAAAGCTTCTGAAATTGCTGATAAACTTCAGCGGTTTACCGGTGGTGAGCCTATTCGCTATTTCGATACAGAAGGCAAGGAATATGACCCTAATAAAAAAGTTAAACCAGCACCGGAAGGTATTACTGCCGAAGATGTAAACAAAGCTTACATCAACGCTATCGGAGGTGAAAAAGCCTTACTCAAAATCAAAGACATCACCATGATGGCCAGCACCAGCATGCAAGGAATGACCATTGGTTTTGATATTTACAGAAAAGCTCCGGATAAATACATGATGAAGATTGGTGCCGGAGATATGGTATTTCAGCAAATGGCTTACGATGGAGTTACAGCCAAACTGGTTTCTCCAATGGGTGGCGAAAATAAAACCCTCGAGGGCAAAGAACTGGAAGCAATGAAATACGAATCCATTCTGAATATTGAATTGCAGTACGAAAAGCAAGGTATCAAACTGCTGCTTGAAGGTATTGAAGAAGTTAACGGAGCAGATGCTTACAGAGTTCTTCTCACCTACCCTACCGGAAAAGAATCAACCAGATTTTTCGATGTCAATACAGGCCTT
This Lentimicrobiaceae bacterium DNA region includes the following protein-coding sequences:
- a CDS encoding insulinase family protein, yielding MKKIIAITFATALLALSFHSNAQVKSTKTKTTPQPALDRSIKPLPGPAPEINIGKYESFELENGLRVFVVENHKIPRVAYSLTIDYTPIPEGELSGLSDFTGQMLRKGTQTYAKDQLDEEIDFIGATLSTSASGIYGSALKKHNNRLLELMSDVLLNPSFPTEELEKIKTQAISGLEAEKNEPSAISDRVGKLLVYGANHPYGESMTEKSVQNISIEQCKAFYQGFFRPQIAYMAIVGDINLAEAKELVNKYFGKWEKADVMNMQPQMPVMPAKNVVALVDRPDAVQTTLSISYPVDYQPGNPDAIKARVANTILGGGTFRLYNNLREEKAFTYGAYSRLSADKLAGRFTASTEIRNSVTDSAINEILFEMKRLRDEPVPQPELDLVKNYLSGAFALSLEEPQTVANFAISTARYGLKADYYVNYLKELAAVSSDDVQKMAVKYIRPDNAYILAVGKASEIADKLQRFTGGEPIRYFDTEGKEYDPNKKVKPAPEGITAEDVNKAYINAIGGEKALLKIKDITMMASTSMQGMTIGFDIYRKAPDKYMMKIGAGDMVFQQMAYDGVTAKLVSPMGGENKTLEGKELEAMKYESILNIELQYEKQGIKLLLEGIEEVNGADAYRVLLTYPTGKESTRFFDVNTGLLIREIGEQGISEFSDYREVNGVKFPYAISQQMGPQTVKLGVLSIKVNSKLKDDIFTLK
- a CDS encoding insulinase family protein, with translation MKKSLALTAILLISSFAIAQSKIDFQEFDLPNGLHVILHQDNSTPIVAVTTSYHVGSKNESPSRTGFAHFFEHLMFEGSDNIPRGQFDKIAMNAGAQINANTGWDRTFYYILLPSNQLELGLWMESERLLHLRIDSIGVETQRRVVKEERKQSYDNRPYGSLIEKTFSSSFKEHPYRWTPIGSAQYIDEATLAEFLEFHSVFYVPNNAILSIAGDIDIENTKALITKYYGDIPRGTKPIYRPSIVEPKQTVERRDTVFDNIQLPAVVQAYHIPAMGTPDYYALNMLTTLLSDGESSRLNKAIVDKQQKALYVGSFPIPLEDPGLFLVFGIVNMGVTPADLESSIDSEIKRTQTEELSDREFEKLRNKIENDFVSRNSTMAGIAESLADYRMYFGDANLINTEIDKYMKVTKEDIKRVANEYLIPQNRTVLYYLPKQSQ
- a CDS encoding methylglyoxal synthase, with translation MEKKKKLALVAHDNRKQDLIEWVEFNAHKLREHQIVCTGTTGKLIEEQLRRSLTKEQYGEFEVVKLKSGPLGGDQQLGALIVEGEIDLMIFFWDPMQPQPHDVDVKALLRITVLYNVPTACNRSTADFLISSHLFTEEYHPKVKDYTSYINREVKM
- a CDS encoding HAD family phosphatase gives rise to the protein MNRNIAVIFDMDGVLVDNFNYHLMAWEKFCQLHKKSFSADEFRENVFGGNNPDHLKFIFGPQLSQEQIIQYGQEKESIYRELYRNNVQPVTGLKDFLHDLNQAGIAKAIATSAERANVDFILDSVGLHHQFEVVVDSSMISRGKPDPEVFLKAAQLIQVNPSDCIVLEDSLKGIEAALRARMKVIGVGTTHHVAELTEAHYVINDFSELTFQKISEILN
- a CDS encoding ATP-dependent 6-phosphofructokinase codes for the protein MKRVLVLTGGGDCPGLNAVIRAIVKRASREKGWEVVGSIEAFNGILREPTEIVVLDEKTVSGIHYQGGTILQTTNKGGPFAWPVKQKDGSFLAVDRSDEMIRKIQYLGIDAVINIGGDGSQRISQALFEKGLNVIGVPKTIDNDLSATDATFGFQTAIQIATEAVDKLVTTAASHNRVQILEVMGRNAGWIALNAAVAGGAEICLLPEFPYDINKVMERIDQRFDKGRGFVNIVIAEGARNIKGDVFASNSKEIGYENVKFGGVGFRFEEELKMAGCEHSIRTTVLGHLQRGGIPIAYDRVLATQYGVKAFELAKDGEFGRMVSYRHPYITSVTLKEAIQKPNLVDPETALMKTARGVGMCFGD